Below is a genomic region from Mucilaginibacter auburnensis.
GATCCAAAAGCGGTTGAAAAAGTTTATCTGCGCCTTACCGACCTGTTAACCACCGGCGAGGAGATAATTTACATTGCAGTTCAAAAAAAACCTTTGGTTAATTTACTGCCTGATTGTATTGCTATAACCAATAAACGCGTTTTGTTCTTTACACCTGCCAACCTGGGTCTTTCCATAAAATTTGTTGATTTTGTTTGGAAGGATATAGTTGATGTGCACACCAAAGAAGAAATAATAGGTGCCATTTTTAGCGTACGCACCACCAACGGTGCTGAAATGGGCGTTGATTATTTGCCTAAAGTACAGGCGCGCAAATTGTATCAATATTCACAGGAGCGCAAAGAAGCAGAGCGCGAAGCACGCCGTTTACGCGAACTGGAAGAAAAACGTGCACAATCGGGTTCTGTGCAATTTGAAACGCCGTCGCAGCCTGTTGCCGCTACGGTTGTGCATGCCGCACCCGTTGTTGAGCAGCCGGCACCTGTTGCACCACCGCCCGCACCTGTTGAAACTTCTAAACCTGACGAGCTTACCGAGAAATTAAAAAAGCTAAAAGTTTTGTTTGAGAATGGTTTGATATCTCAGGAAGAATACAACGCTAAAAAGTTAGATCTCTTAAGCGATTTTTAGTTAATGAAAAATTACGAAAGCAAAGGGTTGGAAAAATTCCAACCCTTTGCTTTTATATCACCTTATCATTATTAGCAATAGCAAAGAATGTTTAAGATCAACTCAATAACCGCTCATCAAAGCTAAACGCTCGTTTACTTATAGTTTTAACAGATGATGCGTTAGGATGCATAGGGTTAAGCAAGTAATTAAACTCCTCACTAACCAAAGCCGAGGGTACCTGTAATAACAGGTGTTTAGCTTCTTTCAAAAAGTTATTACCGGTTTGTTTTAATATCTGTTTTTCAGGATACTCCCGCCAATCTTTTGGTAAGGTTTCAACATCGAGTATGGTGTAATCATCAGGCGCCTCTATGGTGAGCATACAAAAATCATCGGGCATATTGGTAGGGCTTAAATGAACCAATGCCTCCAAAACCGCTAATGACCTTGACGATGCCGTGTAAAGCATAGCCCTCCCCTCACTGTTCCACCGGCCACCATACAAGCGGGCACCGTTACCGCTAAGATCATCAGCGTAAACGCATTTACAAAGCCGGTAAAGTATCATTATTAAGCAAAAATACCGTGCTCAATACGGCCCAACTCTTTAAAAACCATATCAAAACCTATAGAGGTATCCAAAAGAGAAACCGGAGCCTCACCTTTAAAAGCATGCAGTGGGGTTTTCATCCAGGTTTTAAATTTATCTAAAGAGCCGAAAACTTCCTCACCACGGGTATACAGGCGCGCCAACTCAACTGCTTTCTCGGCGTATTCAACCTTGATGATGGCATCATCATCATAACGTTGCAGTGTACGCTCAGAAATGTGCATTATATTGGCAAACTCTTGAAGGGTAAGCGATATTTTTTTAGCCAAAGCCATTAAACCGCTTTTGGGTAAACCCTGCCTGCTTAAAGTAAGCATATCAAAACTACTTGCTCCAAAAGCATTTTTACCCGAGCCCCCAAAAACCGTTGCAAACAGATTTGGCTGTACAGCATAAGCCACCATTGGCTCCGCAACAGTTGTAGTTTGTGTTTCTTTTGAATACTTTTTCATATTAATTTCAGACATTCGTCCAAATTTAATACCAATTTGTCGCATTTCAAAATTATTCGGCAACTATTAAGAAATAATTTTTCTTTCCTTTTTGAACAACTAAAAACTTACCATTAATCAGGCTGTCAGCACTGTAGGTAGAATCAACAGATGCTATCTTGGCTTTATTAATAGCAGCACCACCACCCTGTATCATTTTTTTAGCCTCGCCTTTGGAAGGGAAAACAGCAGTGTTAGCAGCTAACAAGTCAACCACATTAATGCCTTCTTGCAGTTCGGTAAGCGATACATTGAA
It encodes:
- a CDS encoding PH domain-containing protein; the encoded protein is MEKFLNDEQDPKAVEKVYLRLTDLLTTGEEIIYIAVQKKPLVNLLPDCIAITNKRVLFFTPANLGLSIKFVDFVWKDIVDVHTKEEIIGAIFSVRTTNGAEMGVDYLPKVQARKLYQYSQERKEAEREARRLRELEEKRAQSGSVQFETPSQPVAATVVHAAPVVEQPAPVAPPPAPVETSKPDELTEKLKKLKVLFENGLISQEEYNAKKLDLLSDF
- the parS gene encoding type II RES/Xre toxin-antitoxin system antitoxin, with translation MKKYSKETQTTTVAEPMVAYAVQPNLFATVFGGSGKNAFGASSFDMLTLSRQGLPKSGLMALAKKISLTLQEFANIMHISERTLQRYDDDAIIKVEYAEKAVELARLYTRGEEVFGSLDKFKTWMKTPLHAFKGEAPVSLLDTSIGFDMVFKELGRIEHGIFA
- a CDS encoding RES family NAD+ phosphorylase, with protein sequence MILYRLCKCVYADDLSGNGARLYGGRWNSEGRAMLYTASSRSLAVLEALVHLSPTNMPDDFCMLTIEAPDDYTILDVETLPKDWREYPEKQILKQTGNNFLKEAKHLLLQVPSALVSEEFNYLLNPMHPNASSVKTISKRAFSFDERLLS